The Planococcus halocryophilus nucleotide sequence CTTTCGACTGTTGGTTATTGGTTCGAGGATTAAAGACATTACCATTACGTATGAGACAACACGAAGCGAATGCCAAAGCAATTGCAGAATTCTTGTCTCATCAGCCGGTTGTAACGGACGTATTGTATCCGGGTAAAGGCGGCATGTTATCTTTCCGATTGCAGAAAGAAGCTTGGGTTGGACCATTTCTAGAAAATATTAAGCTCATCACGTTTGCTGAAAGTCTTGGCGGTGTTGAAAGCTTTATCACTTACCCTGCCACTCAAACTCATGCAGATATCCCTTTTGAAGAACGCACAAAACGCGGCGTATGCAACCGTCTATTGCGTTTCTCTGTAGGCGTTGAACTAGCTGACGATTTAATCGCTGACTTAACACAAGCATTTTCAAAATTGAAAGAGGAGGTTGTTGAATATGACCGATCGTATTGAAACCAAGTTTATTCACTCTACCGGAGTAGATCCACTTACTGGGGCCGTTAACGTACCGATCTATTTGTCGTCTACATTTCATCAGAAAAGCTTAGATTCTTTTGGTCCTTTTGATTATAGTCGCTCGGGTAATCCTACTCGTCTTGCACTCGAAGAGACGATCGCAAAACTCGAAGGGGGCACTCGTGGTTTTGCCTTTTCATCGGGAATGGCTGCCATCTCTTCTGCTTTTATGCTTTTATCTTCTGGTGATCACGTACTTGTTTCCGAAGATGTTTACGGAGGCACATACCGTTTCATCACAGAAGTTTTGGATAAATTCAAGATTGAATATACATTTGTAAATATGACTGATTTGGATGAAATGGCCCATGCTATTCAACCAAACACAAAAGTTATTTACTTAGAAACGCCTTCAAACCCTGTTATGAACATTACAGATATTGAAATCGCTGCAAAATTAGCAAAAGCGAATGGTTGTTTAACATTCGTCGACAATACATTTATGACACCGCTCTATCAAAACCCGTTAGCACTCGGTGCCGATATTGTTCTACACAGCGCTACAAAATTCTTGTCGGGTCATAGTGACATTATCGCCGGACTCGCCGTCACGAAAGACGAAGAACTTGGCAATCGTCTAGCCTTTATCCAAAACACGTTTGGTTCCGTTTTAGGAGCACAAGATTCTTATTTACTTATT carries:
- the metC gene encoding cystathionine beta-lyase encodes the protein MTDRIETKFIHSTGVDPLTGAVNVPIYLSSTFHQKSLDSFGPFDYSRSGNPTRLALEETIAKLEGGTRGFAFSSGMAAISSAFMLLSSGDHVLVSEDVYGGTYRFITEVLDKFKIEYTFVNMTDLDEMAHAIQPNTKVIYLETPSNPVMNITDIEIAAKLAKANGCLTFVDNTFMTPLYQNPLALGADIVLHSATKFLSGHSDIIAGLAVTKDEELGNRLAFIQNTFGSVLGAQDSYLLIQGIKTLGARLGQSSESARVIAEYLHNHPLIEEVYYPGFSFHPGNPIHERQAKSAGAVLSFRLADKKSARVFVEHLRIPVFAVSLGAVESILSYPATMSHGSMPEEEREKRGITDGLLRYSVGLEHSDDLVQDLNQALVQVARRNGLSIAN